One genomic region from Alosa alosa isolate M-15738 ecotype Scorff River chromosome 12, AALO_Geno_1.1, whole genome shotgun sequence encodes:
- the fybb gene encoding FYN-binding protein 1 isoform X3, which produces MSEVDKDNKTDVRAIMARFNTGTSPGDSDGKPAPGSRPKVPVHPTVSSGPPINAKKPVLEGSLSGSAASSTTVPKPNFLKSTASTSSAPEMRESPRPKALASRFEAPQENTSAKPSFVKQFPPRPKPGDGFQDSEPKSPFHKQPLQKPPLGIAATTMVADHKPPTPKPPPAVTKPPWLKDTLKSEDSGATPSPPKLLLTQKPKSSLNQFRQQSEGSGPPKPLGVRAAQNMFNRGEAKVEDGGIGESAVGSKPKPPLTIQKPALTKKPSGPGGLLVSDDPSAPKRNPLPNIFALGSAPAKPNRPPNVNLDKFSNGMAVPMAEEIRPPAPVLKKSGPPPPPAAHPSSQATSSGPTPPALPPCLPPRPPGAITQPGSDDNYDDLGSMNPPPLPAGGHPGQRHEDSESEEEMYEDLDDKWVQMEKEQEKKKEKEDKKRIEQEKKEQKERERKESDARKKFKLTGPVQIIHKAKARVDCKGGKTELTLKQGESIDIIRIGDNPEGRWLARSQDGSYGYVRTDSVDIDFQSLKQIPGQMIDDDPEVYDDIGAQHDTGSGINGQGVILPPPPGEDGEIYDDLDDPSFISVPPPPQFTPDVNADEEIYDDVDSQGFPPPPPISSLPKFKPKNEDKDPKKQKKLEKEEKDFRKKFKFEGDINTLYQVSILPSLSCKKWGGKDLPLTPGETLDVIIKAQDNKLVCRNSEGKFGYVSVSHIVVEDADIYDDIGDECIYDND; this is translated from the exons ATGTCAGAAGTAGATAAG GACAACAAGACAGATGTGAGGGCCATAATGGCTCGCTTCAACACAGGGACGTCCCCCGGTGACAGTGACGGTAAACCAGCGCCTGGGAGTCGGCCAAAAGTCCCCGTGCACCCCACGGTATCGTCGGGGCCCCCCATCAATGCTAAGAAACCGGTGCTGGAGGGCAGCCTGTCGGGCAGTGCGGCTTCCTCCACCACGGTGCCCAAGCCCAACTTCCTGAAAAGCACGGCGTCCACCAGCAGCGCCCCGGAGATGCGCGAGTCGCCCAGGCCCAAAGCACTGGCCAGCCGCTTTGAGGCGCCCCAGGAGAACACCAGTGCCAAGCCGAGCTTCGTCAAACAGTTTCCTCCCAGGCCCAAGCCTGGCGACGGCTTCCAGGACAGTGAGCCAAAGAGCCCCTTCCACAAGCAGCCTCTGCAGAAGCCGCCACTGGGTATAGCAGCAACAACAATGGTGGCTGACCACAAGCCGCCGACGCCGAAGCCTCCCCCTGCAGTCACTAAGCCACCATGGCTCAAAGACACCCTCAAGTCCGAGGACAGCGGCGCCACCCCGAGCCCACCAAAACTACTCCTCACACAAAAGCCCAAGAGCAGCCTCAATCAGTTCCGGCAGCAATCAGAGGGCTCTGGACCGCCAAAGCCCTTGGGAGTGCGCGCTGCTCAGAACATGTTCAACAGGGGGGAAGCCAAGGTGGAGGATGGGGGGATTGGTGAATCAGCAGTCGGTTCCAAACCCAAACCCCCTCTCACCATCCAGAAACCAGCCCTCACCAAGAAGCCGAGTGGCCCTGGGGGGCTGCTAGTCAGCGATGATCCCTCAGCCCCCAAAAGGAACCCTTTGCCCAATATTTTCGCCCTAGGGAGTGCCCCGGCTAAACCCAACAGACCCCCAAATGTCAACCTGGACAAGTTCAGTAACGGCATGGCAGTGCCCATGGCGGAGG AAATCCGCCCTCCGGCTCCTGTGCTCAAGAAAAGcggcccccctcctccaccgGCTGCCCACCCCAGCAGCCAGGCCACCTCCTCTGGGCCAACACCCCCTGCCCTTCCCCCCTGTCTGCCCCCAAGACCTCCAGGAGCCAT AACACAGCCTGGGTCAGATGACAACTATGATGATCTTGGGTCCATGAATCCCCCACCACTCCCAGCTGGAG GACACCCGGGTCAAAGACATGAG GACAGTGAAAGTGAGGAGGAGATGTATGAGGATCTTGATGACAAATG GGTGCAAATGGAAAAGGaacaagaaaagaagaaagagaaggaggataAGAAACGAATTgaacaagaaaagaaagaacagaAAGAGCGTGAACGAAAAGAAAGCGATGCTAGGAAGAAATTCAAG CTGACAGGTCCGGTGCAAATCATCCATAAAGCCAAAGCAAGAGTAGACTGCAAAGGTGGAAAGACTGAGCTCACCTTGAAGCAGGGAGAATCCATCGACATCATCCGCATTGGGGACAATCCTGAAGGCCGTTGGCTTGCCAGGAGTCAAGATGGCTCCT ATGGCTATGTGAGAACAGATTCAGTGGACATTGACTTCCAGAGTTTAAAACAAATTCCTGGTCAAATGATTGATGATGATCCAGAGGTGTATGATGACATTGGCGCACAGCATGACACTGGCAG TGGAATCAATGGTCAAGGAG TCATCTTACCACCTCCACCTGGAGAAGATGGGGAAATATATGACGATTTGGATGATCCCAGTTTTATTAG TGTGCCGCCTCCTCCACAGTTTACCCCAGATGTCAACGCCG ACGAGGAGATTTATGATGATGTGGACTCACAAGgcttccctccccctcctcccatcAGCAG TTTGCCTAAATTTAAGCCGAAGAATGAAGACAAGGATCCCAAGAAGCAGAAGAAATTAGAAAAGGAGGAAAAGGATTTCAGGAAGAAGTTCAAA TTTGAGGGTGATATCAACACTCTCTACCAAGTGAGCATCCTCCCCTCCCTGTCTTGCAAAAAGTGGGGAGGCAAGGACTTGCCTTTAACACCTGGAGAAACCCTGGATGTCATCATAAAAGCTCAGGACAATAAACTTGTTTGTAGGAACTCAGAGGGCAAGT ttGGATACGTTTCAGTCAGCCATATTGTTGTAGA AGATGCTGATATTTATGATGACATTGGGGATG AGTGTATCTATGACAATGACTAA
- the fybb gene encoding FYN-binding protein 1 isoform X1, with protein MSEVDKDNKTDVRAIMARFNTGTSPGDSDGKPAPGSRPKVPVHPTVSSGPPINAKKPVLEGSLSGSAASSTTVPKPNFLKSTASTSSAPEMRESPRPKALASRFEAPQENTSAKPSFVKQFPPRPKPGDGFQDSEPKSPFHKQPLQKPPLGIAATTMVADHKPPTPKPPPAVTKPPWLKDTLKSEDSGATPSPPKLLLTQKPKSSLNQFRQQSEGSGPPKPLGVRAAQNMFNRGEAKVEDGGIGESAVGSKPKPPLTIQKPALTKKPSGPGGLLVSDDPSAPKRNPLPNIFALGSAPAKPNRPPNVNLDKFSNGMAVPMAEEIRPPAPVLKKSGPPPPPAAHPSSQATSSGPTPPALPPCLPPRPPGAITQPGSDDNYDDLGSMNPPPLPAGGHPGQRHEDSESEEEMYEDLDDKWVQMEKEQEKKKEKEDKKRIEQEKKEQKERERKESDARKKFKLTGPVQIIHKAKARVDCKGGKTELTLKQGESIDIIRIGDNPEGRWLARSQDGSYGYVRTDSVDIDFQSLKQIPGQMIDDDPEVYDDIGAQHDTGSGINGQGVILPPPPGEDGEIYDDLDDPSFISPDPQDVKSPPKRGFLQMFFRAPGHNTDVPPPPQFTPDVNADEEIYDDVDSQGFPPPPPISSLPKFKPKNEDKDPKKQKKLEKEEKDFRKKFKFEGDINTLYQVSILPSLSCKKWGGKDLPLTPGETLDVIIKAQDNKLVCRNSEGKFGYVSVSHIVVEDADIYDDIGDECIYDND; from the exons ATGTCAGAAGTAGATAAG GACAACAAGACAGATGTGAGGGCCATAATGGCTCGCTTCAACACAGGGACGTCCCCCGGTGACAGTGACGGTAAACCAGCGCCTGGGAGTCGGCCAAAAGTCCCCGTGCACCCCACGGTATCGTCGGGGCCCCCCATCAATGCTAAGAAACCGGTGCTGGAGGGCAGCCTGTCGGGCAGTGCGGCTTCCTCCACCACGGTGCCCAAGCCCAACTTCCTGAAAAGCACGGCGTCCACCAGCAGCGCCCCGGAGATGCGCGAGTCGCCCAGGCCCAAAGCACTGGCCAGCCGCTTTGAGGCGCCCCAGGAGAACACCAGTGCCAAGCCGAGCTTCGTCAAACAGTTTCCTCCCAGGCCCAAGCCTGGCGACGGCTTCCAGGACAGTGAGCCAAAGAGCCCCTTCCACAAGCAGCCTCTGCAGAAGCCGCCACTGGGTATAGCAGCAACAACAATGGTGGCTGACCACAAGCCGCCGACGCCGAAGCCTCCCCCTGCAGTCACTAAGCCACCATGGCTCAAAGACACCCTCAAGTCCGAGGACAGCGGCGCCACCCCGAGCCCACCAAAACTACTCCTCACACAAAAGCCCAAGAGCAGCCTCAATCAGTTCCGGCAGCAATCAGAGGGCTCTGGACCGCCAAAGCCCTTGGGAGTGCGCGCTGCTCAGAACATGTTCAACAGGGGGGAAGCCAAGGTGGAGGATGGGGGGATTGGTGAATCAGCAGTCGGTTCCAAACCCAAACCCCCTCTCACCATCCAGAAACCAGCCCTCACCAAGAAGCCGAGTGGCCCTGGGGGGCTGCTAGTCAGCGATGATCCCTCAGCCCCCAAAAGGAACCCTTTGCCCAATATTTTCGCCCTAGGGAGTGCCCCGGCTAAACCCAACAGACCCCCAAATGTCAACCTGGACAAGTTCAGTAACGGCATGGCAGTGCCCATGGCGGAGG AAATCCGCCCTCCGGCTCCTGTGCTCAAGAAAAGcggcccccctcctccaccgGCTGCCCACCCCAGCAGCCAGGCCACCTCCTCTGGGCCAACACCCCCTGCCCTTCCCCCCTGTCTGCCCCCAAGACCTCCAGGAGCCAT AACACAGCCTGGGTCAGATGACAACTATGATGATCTTGGGTCCATGAATCCCCCACCACTCCCAGCTGGAG GACACCCGGGTCAAAGACATGAG GACAGTGAAAGTGAGGAGGAGATGTATGAGGATCTTGATGACAAATG GGTGCAAATGGAAAAGGaacaagaaaagaagaaagagaaggaggataAGAAACGAATTgaacaagaaaagaaagaacagaAAGAGCGTGAACGAAAAGAAAGCGATGCTAGGAAGAAATTCAAG CTGACAGGTCCGGTGCAAATCATCCATAAAGCCAAAGCAAGAGTAGACTGCAAAGGTGGAAAGACTGAGCTCACCTTGAAGCAGGGAGAATCCATCGACATCATCCGCATTGGGGACAATCCTGAAGGCCGTTGGCTTGCCAGGAGTCAAGATGGCTCCT ATGGCTATGTGAGAACAGATTCAGTGGACATTGACTTCCAGAGTTTAAAACAAATTCCTGGTCAAATGATTGATGATGATCCAGAGGTGTATGATGACATTGGCGCACAGCATGACACTGGCAG TGGAATCAATGGTCAAGGAG TCATCTTACCACCTCCACCTGGAGAAGATGGGGAAATATATGACGATTTGGATGATCCCAGTTTTATTAG CCCTGATCCACAGGACGTCAAGTCCCCTCCCAAGCGCGGTTTCCTTCAGATGTTCTTCAGAGCCCCAGGCCATAATACTGA TGTGCCGCCTCCTCCACAGTTTACCCCAGATGTCAACGCCG ACGAGGAGATTTATGATGATGTGGACTCACAAGgcttccctccccctcctcccatcAGCAG TTTGCCTAAATTTAAGCCGAAGAATGAAGACAAGGATCCCAAGAAGCAGAAGAAATTAGAAAAGGAGGAAAAGGATTTCAGGAAGAAGTTCAAA TTTGAGGGTGATATCAACACTCTCTACCAAGTGAGCATCCTCCCCTCCCTGTCTTGCAAAAAGTGGGGAGGCAAGGACTTGCCTTTAACACCTGGAGAAACCCTGGATGTCATCATAAAAGCTCAGGACAATAAACTTGTTTGTAGGAACTCAGAGGGCAAGT ttGGATACGTTTCAGTCAGCCATATTGTTGTAGA AGATGCTGATATTTATGATGACATTGGGGATG AGTGTATCTATGACAATGACTAA
- the fybb gene encoding FYN-binding protein 1 isoform X2 — MDNKTDVRAIMARFNTGTSPGDSDGKPAPGSRPKVPVHPTVSSGPPINAKKPVLEGSLSGSAASSTTVPKPNFLKSTASTSSAPEMRESPRPKALASRFEAPQENTSAKPSFVKQFPPRPKPGDGFQDSEPKSPFHKQPLQKPPLGIAATTMVADHKPPTPKPPPAVTKPPWLKDTLKSEDSGATPSPPKLLLTQKPKSSLNQFRQQSEGSGPPKPLGVRAAQNMFNRGEAKVEDGGIGESAVGSKPKPPLTIQKPALTKKPSGPGGLLVSDDPSAPKRNPLPNIFALGSAPAKPNRPPNVNLDKFSNGMAVPMAEEIRPPAPVLKKSGPPPPPAAHPSSQATSSGPTPPALPPCLPPRPPGAITQPGSDDNYDDLGSMNPPPLPAGGHPGQRHEDSESEEEMYEDLDDKWVQMEKEQEKKKEKEDKKRIEQEKKEQKERERKESDARKKFKLTGPVQIIHKAKARVDCKGGKTELTLKQGESIDIIRIGDNPEGRWLARSQDGSYGYVRTDSVDIDFQSLKQIPGQMIDDDPEVYDDIGAQHDTGSGINGQGVILPPPPGEDGEIYDDLDDPSFISPDPQDVKSPPKRGFLQMFFRAPGHNTDVPPPPQFTPDVNADEEIYDDVDSQGFPPPPPISSLPKFKPKNEDKDPKKQKKLEKEEKDFRKKFKFEGDINTLYQVSILPSLSCKKWGGKDLPLTPGETLDVIIKAQDNKLVCRNSEGKFGYVSVSHIVVEDADIYDDIGDECIYDND, encoded by the exons GACAACAAGACAGATGTGAGGGCCATAATGGCTCGCTTCAACACAGGGACGTCCCCCGGTGACAGTGACGGTAAACCAGCGCCTGGGAGTCGGCCAAAAGTCCCCGTGCACCCCACGGTATCGTCGGGGCCCCCCATCAATGCTAAGAAACCGGTGCTGGAGGGCAGCCTGTCGGGCAGTGCGGCTTCCTCCACCACGGTGCCCAAGCCCAACTTCCTGAAAAGCACGGCGTCCACCAGCAGCGCCCCGGAGATGCGCGAGTCGCCCAGGCCCAAAGCACTGGCCAGCCGCTTTGAGGCGCCCCAGGAGAACACCAGTGCCAAGCCGAGCTTCGTCAAACAGTTTCCTCCCAGGCCCAAGCCTGGCGACGGCTTCCAGGACAGTGAGCCAAAGAGCCCCTTCCACAAGCAGCCTCTGCAGAAGCCGCCACTGGGTATAGCAGCAACAACAATGGTGGCTGACCACAAGCCGCCGACGCCGAAGCCTCCCCCTGCAGTCACTAAGCCACCATGGCTCAAAGACACCCTCAAGTCCGAGGACAGCGGCGCCACCCCGAGCCCACCAAAACTACTCCTCACACAAAAGCCCAAGAGCAGCCTCAATCAGTTCCGGCAGCAATCAGAGGGCTCTGGACCGCCAAAGCCCTTGGGAGTGCGCGCTGCTCAGAACATGTTCAACAGGGGGGAAGCCAAGGTGGAGGATGGGGGGATTGGTGAATCAGCAGTCGGTTCCAAACCCAAACCCCCTCTCACCATCCAGAAACCAGCCCTCACCAAGAAGCCGAGTGGCCCTGGGGGGCTGCTAGTCAGCGATGATCCCTCAGCCCCCAAAAGGAACCCTTTGCCCAATATTTTCGCCCTAGGGAGTGCCCCGGCTAAACCCAACAGACCCCCAAATGTCAACCTGGACAAGTTCAGTAACGGCATGGCAGTGCCCATGGCGGAGG AAATCCGCCCTCCGGCTCCTGTGCTCAAGAAAAGcggcccccctcctccaccgGCTGCCCACCCCAGCAGCCAGGCCACCTCCTCTGGGCCAACACCCCCTGCCCTTCCCCCCTGTCTGCCCCCAAGACCTCCAGGAGCCAT AACACAGCCTGGGTCAGATGACAACTATGATGATCTTGGGTCCATGAATCCCCCACCACTCCCAGCTGGAG GACACCCGGGTCAAAGACATGAG GACAGTGAAAGTGAGGAGGAGATGTATGAGGATCTTGATGACAAATG GGTGCAAATGGAAAAGGaacaagaaaagaagaaagagaaggaggataAGAAACGAATTgaacaagaaaagaaagaacagaAAGAGCGTGAACGAAAAGAAAGCGATGCTAGGAAGAAATTCAAG CTGACAGGTCCGGTGCAAATCATCCATAAAGCCAAAGCAAGAGTAGACTGCAAAGGTGGAAAGACTGAGCTCACCTTGAAGCAGGGAGAATCCATCGACATCATCCGCATTGGGGACAATCCTGAAGGCCGTTGGCTTGCCAGGAGTCAAGATGGCTCCT ATGGCTATGTGAGAACAGATTCAGTGGACATTGACTTCCAGAGTTTAAAACAAATTCCTGGTCAAATGATTGATGATGATCCAGAGGTGTATGATGACATTGGCGCACAGCATGACACTGGCAG TGGAATCAATGGTCAAGGAG TCATCTTACCACCTCCACCTGGAGAAGATGGGGAAATATATGACGATTTGGATGATCCCAGTTTTATTAG CCCTGATCCACAGGACGTCAAGTCCCCTCCCAAGCGCGGTTTCCTTCAGATGTTCTTCAGAGCCCCAGGCCATAATACTGA TGTGCCGCCTCCTCCACAGTTTACCCCAGATGTCAACGCCG ACGAGGAGATTTATGATGATGTGGACTCACAAGgcttccctccccctcctcccatcAGCAG TTTGCCTAAATTTAAGCCGAAGAATGAAGACAAGGATCCCAAGAAGCAGAAGAAATTAGAAAAGGAGGAAAAGGATTTCAGGAAGAAGTTCAAA TTTGAGGGTGATATCAACACTCTCTACCAAGTGAGCATCCTCCCCTCCCTGTCTTGCAAAAAGTGGGGAGGCAAGGACTTGCCTTTAACACCTGGAGAAACCCTGGATGTCATCATAAAAGCTCAGGACAATAAACTTGTTTGTAGGAACTCAGAGGGCAAGT ttGGATACGTTTCAGTCAGCCATATTGTTGTAGA AGATGCTGATATTTATGATGACATTGGGGATG AGTGTATCTATGACAATGACTAA